The following proteins come from a genomic window of Salvia hispanica cultivar TCC Black 2014 chromosome 4, UniMelb_Shisp_WGS_1.0, whole genome shotgun sequence:
- the LOC125218269 gene encoding amino acid permease 3-like: protein MGELYHHNNQIFDISIDVPHGGATKLYDDDGRPKRTGTLFTATSHIITAVIGSGVLSLAWATAQLGWIAGPAMLFMFSFVTYYASTLLASCYRSGDPDTGKRNYTYMDAVRSNLGGVHVKLCGAVQYLNLFGTSIGYTIAASISMMAIERSNCFHTKGHEDPCEVSSNSYMIAFGVLQVILSQIPNFDEIWWLSIVAAVMSFTYSFIGLGLGISKVAENGQIRGSLTGVSIGEVTEMEKVWRSFQALGAMAFAYSYSMILIEIQDTIKSPPSEYKTMKKASMISVSVTTIFYMLCGCFGYAAFGDMSPGNLLTGFGFYNPFWLLDIANAAIIIHLVGAYQVFCQPLFAFVEKFAQEHLPESTFSVINKEIPVPVPGLKSPFKLNLFRLVWRTVFVVTTTVISMIMPFFNDVVGLLGALGFWPLTVFFPVEMYISSHKIPKWSSRWICLQMLSGACLIISIAAAAGSVAGVVSDLKVYKPFKTSY from the exons ATGGGGGAATTATACCATCATAACAACCAAATCTTCGACATCTCAATCGACGTCCCCCATGGCGGCGCCACCAAGCTCTACGACGACGATGGCCGTCCCAAACGAACTG gaACCCTTTTCACGGCTACTTCACACATCATAACCGCCGTGATCGGATCGGGAGTTCTGTCTCTGGCTTGGGCCACTGCTCAATTGGGATGGATTGCGGGCCCCGCAATGCTCTTCATGTTCTCCTTTGTCACATACTACGCTTCCACCCTTCTCGCCTCATGCTACCGCTCTGGCGACCCCGACACCGGCAAGAGGAACTATACTTACATGGATGCTGTTAGGTCCAACCTAG GTGGGGTGCATGTTAAGCTATGTGGGGCAGTTCAGTACTTGAATCTCTTTGGGACTTCTATTGGCTACACCATCGCTGCTTCTATAAGCATGAT GGCTATTGAGAGGTCAAATTGCTTCCACACAAAAGGGCATGAAGATCCTTGCGAAGTCTCTAGCAATTCTTACATGATTGCATTTGGTGTGTTGCAAGTGATTCTCTCACAAATCCCCAATTTTGATGAGATTTGGTGGCTCTCTATTGTTGCTGCTGTCATGTCCTTCACTTACTCCTTCATTGGCTTAGGCCTTGGAATCTCCAAAGTTGCTG AAAATGGGCAAATCAGAGGAAGCCTCACAGGAGTGAGCATTGGTGAAGTCACAGAAATGGAGAAGGTTTGGAGAAGCTTCCAAGCACTTGGAGCAATGGCTTTTGCCTATTCTTACTCAATGATTCTCATTGAAATTCAG GACACAATCAAATCCCCACCATCTGAGTACAAGACAATGAAGAAGGCCTCCATGATAAGTGTATCTGTCACCACCATCTTCTACATGCTCTGCGGCTGCTTCGGCTACGCAGCCTTCGGTGACATGTCCCCGGGCAACCTCCTCACCGGCTTCGGATTCTACAACCCCTTCTGGCTCCTGGACATCGCCAACGCAGCCATAATCATCCACCTCGTTGGTGCCTACCAGGTCTTCTGCCAGCCCTTATTTGCCTTCGTTGAGAAATTCGCACAAGAACACCTCCCAGAGAGCACGTTCTCCGTCATAAACAAGGAGATCCCGGTCCCAGTCCCAGGCCTAAAGAGCCCCTTCAAGCTCAACCTGTTCAGGCTTGTGTGGAGGACCGTGTTCGTGGTGACAACGACCGTGATCTCCATGATCATGCCGTTCTTCAATGACGTCGTGGGGTTACTCGGGGCGTTGGGGTTCTGGCCCCTCACGGTCTTCTTCCCGGTCGAGATGTATATCAGTAGCCACAAGATTCCTAAGTGGAGCTCAAGATGGATCTGTTTGCAGATGTTGAGTGGGGCTTGTTTGATCATATCtattgctgctgctgctggcTCAGTTGCTGGAGTTGTTTCTGATCTCAAGGTTTATAAGCCTTTCAAGACTAGCTATTGA